In the Ricinus communis isolate WT05 ecotype wild-type chromosome 3, ASM1957865v1, whole genome shotgun sequence genome, caaaAGCTCATTTGAAATCCAGAAATTTTTCAAGGtatgaagatgattggtcTCACTTTCCACTTTTTGAAAaacttttagattttaaaagcACAATGAAAACTAATAGTAAATGTTTATGGAAGAATTGTAGAGAGAATAATAGTGGATAGATACAGAAAGCAGATAGGAGAAAGCTCTCATCCTCATTTTAGAACTAGATTtgtagagatatatatagagaagagtcTTCCTTTTAGTAAGtcttcataaaaatatacataccCAATATAAGCTTatttaatagataagactataggtatatttgtctctATCAAATACTATTCCgcaataactcttaatataaattataataataatacaaactCACTAAAATGCCTTCTTTGGGCCTTATATAATTCGGCTAGCACAACAAATAACAGGTATATATGTCTTAATTTTGGGCATTGACACGAACATGTCCAATTAAGATCatcttttagtaattttttcataatttcttcTATTGGCTAATATTATTTGGATGACAATGAAACTTAAATGAGGTAAAAACACATATcttcaccatattatatatagaaatatatcatcaAAATCGTAAAATACtctaaatatctatatataatatatataatttagatttatGAGTAACATTgaaagatttataaatttaagaaaacttaaaaaatcGTTCTGATTATTGCTAGTTTTTTTTTGGTCAAGTCAAGTtagatatatatgtaattaagaatcttttcaaatatatGAATGTTTTGATTAGtatctcaaaaaaaaaaaaagctaattTACATTGTTTTTTATGTCTAAAATTTAACTTCAGTCCATCTAAGTGATAAACACTAGTCTTCTAGAggttattctttttctttttctttttttcattgaaattctattttttgtcGTGTGAACATTTTCATTAAGAAATGTATACTTATAATGAGTTAATACTTTTAGAAGAGTTTTTCGTTTActgtatttaaaaaaaaaatcatggcAACTTTGTGAGGTGTTATCATAAATTGTtccatttttttctatttttaattagatgtttatgtattttaaaagaaataattttagcataaaacaaaaaatacattaattttatacgCAATCATATCCGAATAAGGATCATAATTGAATAAGGTCGAgttgaataaattttaaaaagtttatatacATCTTACAAactgttaaaaataaattataattttttaaacttagACTTAGTCCAAAGCTTAAAGGGAATAGAAAAGTATTTAAACTTGAGTTATATAAATCGAACCGGTAAATAAGCACATTTTGCTAATCTTCCCAAGAAGTCGAGTTAGTGATGTTAGTATATGGTTCTGTCCTAATTTCAGGtaaatttagtatattaaaGCTATTGAATGTAGATTTCCCATCAGGAAAAACAAATCTAGCATGAAACCCCACATTGTCTAAATAAaacaaagtaataaaatatcacCAATGTATGCTCATTTTTCATTCGTATGTGGAGCCCTAATAAGGCTCTTAGACCTAAAATTGCCAAATGTTTCTGGTCTATAATCTaactggaaaaaaaaaaaaaaaaaaaagaacttttaGGTACCGAGTACTTAATAAGTGCGAAGTAACACACAGTTATATCTATTGGTAATTCTCAGGCTATATCAAGGATCCATTTCcaggaaaaaaaatttcctaGAGATTGCATTTAGAAAAGTGAATGcaaactcaaaagaaaaatattcatatgAATTATGCATAGAAATATATCCGTATACATACAACGCACACAATCTAAAACAACAAACAATTTTGCACTGCCTATAAACAAGGGGGACACGTACCATTTCTTTATCAATCAATCTTGATTTGACGgcatttgagaaataaaacatgccaaaaaaaaaaaaaaagaattaagttaGCATATTGAATTGTTAAAGCTAAAAGTAAAGAGAAACAGTTTTAACTCGTCACCGAGACAAAAGGGGGACgaacaaaaattgaaaaagtatAAGAGACAATGAAGCAGGAGAACCTTCTTAAAATTCTGCGCAAATAATAAGCATCCATGTGTTCTAACATGCTAGACATTATGTTGGACCGCCACCAAAAGTTAACAGCAATGGTCAAATCGTCACTATCTACTTGATGGAACCTGCAGCAATTAGAAACAGTGATCATCTGACCCTGATATATGTTGGAAGTTAGGTTGAGTCGAAggacaaaataaataataatcatacttaagtatgctattttATCAGGTTTCTGACCAGTGACAACCAACCAAAACATATATTCAGGACCAGAAATGAACTTGCAACATTTGATAATGACGTTATTTTTAAGCATAGCATAAAGAATAATACACATTACAGAAGTTTATGCTTCTGAGGTCGACACCTCCTTCGTATCTTTTCTTGTCTCAGTGCAGTTAAACCAATATAGATATCAAAAGGACAAACATATTTTGAGATCATTGATCAAAAGAATTTTCTATTAGTAATTTTAAAGTGAGATTTCTTGCATGGGGCCACCATTATCAGTAAACTGCGACATGGGAATCATTTTGTGGattgtaaagaagaaaagaaagtgagTAGCATAAATAATTGAGACCTACCAGCCTTCGGGGATGAAAAGCGCATCACCTGCATGAAGAACAACCTTCTGCGAATATTCCAAGGAGAATTGTGCTCTTGGATACAATGAAAAATCAGGGTTTTCTAAAGCAACAGAACTGCCAGCCAGAAGAAGaattaatgaaaagaaaagcgGAAATGGAACAAGAAACATAAACAATTAGTATATGATTTTGtgcataaaaaaagaagaagcatacCTGTGATTACAGGCTTCCCCATATATAGGCATCGGGTATAAAAATGGGCTTGCAGAAGGAGGCCATAAGGTAACTGCAATGAATAGAAGTAAtaaaccaaaaataataataacaaaaagaagctAAGTACCATAAATATGGGTACACCTTTAACATGCATAAtgtaaaaaagaagagaaaaaaggtCAGTCAAAATCAGTTAGCTGAGAGCTCCCCAATtgcaaaattataaaataaataaagaaccTTGTTTGCGTCCAGCAACTATGCTTAGAACATTATGATGTGGATCATAGTGAGTACTTGATCTAGCATGAGCATTATTCATCCACAGATTAATAGAAGCTAGTTCTTTTGACTCCAAAAAGCAGGCTGCACAAAATAATCAACACTCAACAAACATTTCTCTATGGATAACCAActaaacaagaagaaaagaagagcagAAACAATTTGAATGTCTTCTCTAAGAGTTGCAAGTTGGACCCTCTCTCGATCTTCAGTATTCATAATTGGCACCTAAAATACAAGCAATTAAATTTCAAGACTATGTTCGGCCGACAGCTTACACATCATAATATGCACGCAAAAGAAACAGATATTGGTAATTaatcaaaaaagaaacacaTTCATCACTTAGAAGGCACCATATTCATACCTGGGCCAAATAGACCTGTTGAGCATAATCACCAGAAATAAAATGGTCCTGCTCTTCTGCATCAGAAACTGCAGGCTGATGCCCTTCTTCTTTTGCTATACGCTGCTTGCAAAAATCAATAAACGTGGAGAACGGAAATGGAACCTATAACAGGAAGGAAAACATGATCAGTGTGTTTGGAAAGTCTAAATGCAAGAATTCAAATCAATTGAACTCTATTCAGTCAATTCTCATATAATTCAGTTTTTCTTagcttcaaaaaaaaaaaaaaagcattttATAAGGTACTTTGGAAAACATGAAAATCCAGACACAGATGACATGATTTTGGAAGAATTCAATGGAATTGATTTCTTGCACGTGTTTTGTGCCAAGAAATCAAATATAAGCTGAAGTTAATGTCATCAAAGAGAGGAAGCACTTGAAAGATGGAATTACCCTCTCATGGCTTCTAAGATCGCCATAAAAGACAGGTGCAGTTCTGGAAAGCATAGCTTCAATGGTAGATGATCCTACCCTCTCCTAAATTCAtaagaaatggaaaataaaacAGAGTTCAGTCCAGTTTAGTTCATACATAGAAAGTAGAATTAAATTGCTTCAAGGTAAAAGTAGTAAATGAAGAAGGAATCAATATGCAAATAGTCGAGACCGCCATTAGCAGGATTCCACTTGGTGAAAGCTTTCCATTGCCTCGTGTATCCATTGAAGACCTTTCCAAAAAgatatatgaaaaagaaacgTAGGAAAAGTGCATCAGTAAATTTTGAGGTACAAGCTCAAACgaaaaagagaaattgaaTCCAGTTGACTGTTAAAAGGAAATACAGCAGGGACGTTTTCGGATTCTATCTGAGACGCGAAAACTGGAGCTGAAGGAAGCTTTTCGAATGTTTTGACTCGCCATTGCTTAATCTCCTCCCCCATGCGTgtgcttcttttttcttttttcctcccTGCTACACACTCGGTGCGTTGCTCGCTCGATGAGAAGGCAGCAGCGCCAGACTGGGAATTTCATTTGTTTATGGGCCCAAGAAATGGCTTATTCCACGTGAATCCAAGTCCAATAGTAAGCCCAGCCTTTTTATTTCACAACTATTctcaattttcattttatttattccaaAGAATCTTTCTTTTTACAGATAGAACACATTAATGattctaattaaacaattttattttattttaataactatCTCGAGAACCATAATATTTCGTTATAAACCATTgtcaaaatttgattttctcttcAATCCAATTCATTATCGTAACATTTTGTTATCAACCATTGATGTGGTAGTAACACtactctttttatattttttaaaccaTTTTCGATCCTATACTATTTCATTATAAACCATTGATATGATAATAACACTACTctcttgtatatttttaaaaccaTTTTCAAcgatataaaatatacaatgCAACTTAAATTTAGTGCATTGcctattttctaattattctACTTAATTAGAAAGAATTCTTATCTAATTCAGATGCATACCCCATCTACacattaaattgataaatattaattttaaataattaaatattgaatctATCATCTAATggcaaaatataaaaactcaCACATGAACATTATTCTTTGGTTAACTGAGATgtataaatatgatataagtaaGAATTAAGCCTTAATTAAAAAGATCGTTTTTAGGAATGAATTAACAAAATGGACTGCTAGATAATATATACACAGTTTAAGCTTATTGTCGGTTCAAAAGTAATGAACTGGTGCACTATAAATTCTGATGACAGGCGGTTCCTTCTTTAGTCGGAGTAGTTGCGAACCTCCAAGAGTAAAAGAGTATGTAGGCGTAAGTTCTAGTAATGACGGCCACCTCATTATCATTTACGGTTTCTGCAATCTCCTTCAAATCTTCTACGGCAAGATTCACTCAGCAAAGGGCTAGTGTTGTCATCTACATGCCTGGTCTTGTTTGTTGCCCTATAAATTtcataaggaaaagaaaattgaaaagtatTGTATTGGATTGGCACAACATAATGCATACGAGCTAACAAAGAATTGCTTCCTTCTGAATTGCACTAGGCGACAGAACTTTACCTCTTGGaccagaaaaaataaaaaggaagatAAACTTTTACCAGGGATAGGGACCGCATCAATGCACTGGCAAAGAATCCATGCGATGCGAGAGCTAACTGAGAGGAGGTACAGCCGAACTTTCCGGCCAACTTTCACAACTTGTTCGTAcaatattttgtttgtttttaaattttcatcgGTGAAACTTGG is a window encoding:
- the LOC8259055 gene encoding bifunctional peptidase and arginyl-hydroxylase JMJD5, with product MDTRGNGKLSPSGILLMAERVGSSTIEAMLSRTAPVFYGDLRSHERVPFPFSTFIDFCKQRIAKEEGHQPAVSDAEEQDHFISGDYAQQVYLAQVPIMNTEDRERVQLATLREDIQTACFLESKELASINLWMNNAHARSSTHYDPHHNVLSIVAGRKQVTLWPPSASPFLYPMPIYGEACNHSSVALENPDFSLYPRAQFSLEYSQKVVLHAGDALFIPEGWFHQVDSDDLTIAVNFWWRSNIMSSMLEHMDAYYLRRILRRLIDKEMVRVPLVYRQCKIVCCFRLCALYVYGYISMHNSYEYFSFEFAFTFLNAISRKFFFLEMDP